From the Billgrantia sulfidoxydans genome, one window contains:
- a CDS encoding chromate transporter, whose product MTASRKAPLGALFWAFTRIGLLGFGGGPAMIPLVQQEVVKRHAWLSDEEFADILAIGNTLPGPIATKMPGYIGYRVAGSLGCLVAVIAVILPMIVAMIALLTVFSRYRDVAWIRGMGQAVVPVVMVMMGQLTLDFWHKSRLALGWIASLALAATSGALIYLIGVHPGLIIGALLAAALLRPALRRKEATQ is encoded by the coding sequence ATGACGGCATCCCGCAAAGCGCCCCTGGGCGCGCTGTTCTGGGCCTTCACCCGCATCGGCCTGCTTGGCTTCGGCGGCGGTCCTGCCATGATACCTCTGGTACAGCAGGAGGTGGTCAAGCGCCATGCCTGGCTCAGCGACGAGGAGTTCGCCGATATCCTCGCCATCGGCAACACCCTGCCCGGCCCCATCGCCACCAAGATGCCCGGCTATATCGGCTACCGGGTTGCCGGCTCGCTCGGCTGCCTCGTGGCCGTGATTGCCGTCATCCTGCCCATGATCGTGGCCATGATCGCCTTGCTCACCGTATTCAGCCGCTACCGCGACGTGGCCTGGATCCGCGGCATGGGGCAGGCCGTGGTACCGGTGGTCATGGTGATGATGGGACAGCTGACACTGGACTTCTGGCACAAGTCGCGGCTCGCCCTGGGCTGGATCGCCAGCCTGGCCTTGGCGGCGACCTCGGGGGCGCTGATCTACCTCATCGGAGTCCATCCCGGCCTGATCATCGGCGCACTGCTGGCTGCCGCCCTGCTGCGTCCCGCGCTCCGGCGCAAGGAGGCGACCCAGTGA
- the ccmB gene encoding heme exporter protein CcmB — MPASEGSLREGAVMAREEPRGGLAVAVWATLKRDLVLLLRRRSEVLNPLVFFAIVITLFPIGISPDPTLLATIAPGLLWVAALLAALLSLDSLFRADYDDGSLEQLLLTPQPLAMLALAKVAVHWLLTGLPLALMAPVLGIMLALPAGSYLVLAVSLALGSASLSLIGAIGAALTVGLSRGGVLLSLLVLPLYIPVLIFGAGAVQAAIFGDGVLAHLAILGALLALALIFAPLAIAASLRISING, encoded by the coding sequence ATGCCGGCATCTGAGGGCTCGCTGAGAGAGGGTGCGGTGATGGCTCGCGAGGAACCTCGCGGCGGCCTCGCTGTCGCAGTGTGGGCAACGTTGAAGCGGGACCTGGTATTGCTGCTGCGGCGGCGCAGTGAAGTGCTGAACCCCCTGGTGTTCTTCGCCATCGTCATTACCCTGTTCCCGATCGGCATTTCCCCCGACCCGACGCTGCTGGCGACCATCGCGCCCGGCCTGCTGTGGGTGGCGGCACTGCTGGCGGCGCTGCTGTCGCTGGACAGCCTGTTCCGGGCCGATTATGACGACGGCTCGTTGGAGCAACTGCTGCTGACACCCCAGCCGCTGGCGATGCTGGCCCTGGCCAAGGTGGCCGTGCATTGGCTGCTGACCGGCCTGCCCCTGGCGCTGATGGCCCCCGTGCTCGGCATCATGCTGGCACTGCCGGCGGGCAGCTATCTGGTATTGGCCGTCTCACTGGCACTGGGCAGTGCCAGTCTCAGCCTGATTGGTGCCATCGGAGCGGCGCTGACGGTGGGGCTCTCCCGCGGCGGCGTGCTGCTGTCGCTGCTGGTCTTGCCCCTGTACATTCCGGTGCTGATCTTCGGTGCCGGGGCCGTCCAGGCAGCCATCTTCGGCGATGGCGTGCTGGCGCACCTGGCGATCCTCGGCGCGCTGCTGGCGCTGGCCCTGATCTTCGCGCCACTGGCGATTGCGGCGTCGCTGCGCATCAGTATCAACGGTTGA
- a CDS encoding GntR family transcriptional regulator, with amino-acid sequence MGIAKRKEQPTTSSRIYDTLRQDLVNGRFAAGEKVAISALKERYEVGLSPLREALNRLAAYGLLIQENQRGFRVPSLERSELDDIAEMRRELEGMALERAIRFGDAEWESELLAAAHRLKRADMAPEKVDEWEQFHARFHRTLVAPCGSAWLLRFIEQLHDQFDRYRRMAPEAPEVRRVLDAQHGELVQLALERDIKAARAVMDDHIQRSYEVALRGVTAGVSPPRPG; translated from the coding sequence ATGGGGATCGCCAAACGCAAGGAGCAGCCGACGACGTCCAGTCGCATCTACGACACCCTGCGACAGGACCTGGTGAACGGCCGTTTTGCCGCAGGAGAAAAGGTCGCCATCAGTGCGCTCAAGGAGCGCTACGAGGTAGGCTTGAGCCCGCTGCGCGAGGCATTGAACCGCCTGGCGGCCTACGGTCTGCTGATCCAGGAGAACCAGCGGGGCTTCCGCGTGCCCAGCCTTGAGCGAAGCGAGCTCGACGACATCGCCGAGATGCGCAGAGAACTCGAGGGCATGGCACTGGAGCGGGCCATTCGTTTCGGCGATGCCGAGTGGGAATCCGAGCTGTTGGCCGCGGCGCATCGACTGAAGCGAGCCGACATGGCGCCGGAGAAGGTTGATGAATGGGAGCAGTTTCACGCCCGTTTCCACCGTACCCTGGTGGCGCCGTGCGGCTCGGCCTGGCTGCTGCGTTTCATCGAGCAACTGCACGACCAGTTCGACCGCTACCGCCGGATGGCACCCGAGGCGCCCGAAGTGCGCCGCGTGCTGGACGCCCAGCACGGCGAGCTGGTGCAGCTGGCGCTGGAACGTGACATCAAGGCCGCACGGGCCGTGATGGACGACCATATCCAGCGCTCCTACGAAGTGGCGCTGCGGGGCGTGACGGCGGGAGTCAGTCCGCCTCGACCAGGCTGA
- a CDS encoding heme ABC transporter permease has protein sequence MWAFINKLRSPKWFYAISARLQPWFWAAALILIVTGSVWGLAFAPADYQQGNSFRIIYVHVPAAFLAQSIFISLAVTGLVFMVWKIKIADMAATVMAPLGAAMTFVALFSGAVWGVPTWGTWWMWDARLTSMLILLFLYLGVIALRGAFASRDSASRAASVLAMVGVINIPIIKYSVDWWYTLHQPATFTVTGRAAMPMEMWLPLLIMVLGFYSFFIALTLMRTRSEILRRESSKRWVRELAEEAT, from the coding sequence ATGTGGGCCTTCATAAACAAGTTGCGTTCCCCCAAGTGGTTCTACGCCATCAGCGCCCGCCTGCAGCCCTGGTTCTGGGCCGCAGCGCTGATCCTGATCGTCACCGGCAGCGTCTGGGGGCTGGCCTTCGCCCCCGCCGACTACCAGCAGGGCAACAGCTTCCGCATCATCTACGTCCACGTGCCGGCGGCCTTCCTGGCCCAGTCGATCTTTATCTCGCTGGCGGTGACGGGCCTGGTGTTCATGGTATGGAAGATCAAGATCGCCGACATGGCCGCCACCGTCATGGCGCCACTGGGTGCGGCCATGACCTTCGTCGCGCTGTTCTCCGGCGCGGTGTGGGGCGTGCCCACCTGGGGTACCTGGTGGATGTGGGACGCGCGCCTCACCTCGATGCTGATCCTGCTGTTCCTCTACCTCGGCGTGATCGCCCTGCGCGGCGCCTTCGCCAGCCGCGACAGCGCCTCGCGTGCGGCCTCGGTGCTGGCCATGGTCGGGGTGATCAACATCCCCATCATCAAGTATTCGGTGGACTGGTGGTACACGCTGCACCAGCCCGCCACCTTCACCGTCACCGGGCGTGCCGCCATGCCGATGGAGATGTGGCTGCCGCTGCTGATCATGGTGCTGGGCTTCTACAGCTTCTTCATCGCCCTGACCCTGATGCGCACGCGCAGCGAGATCCTGCGCCGCGAGTCCAGCAAGCGCTGGGTGCGCGAGCTGGCCGAGGAGGCGACCTGA
- the ccmA gene encoding cytochrome c biogenesis heme-transporting ATPase CcmA gives MSLRLQAQSLACERDDRWLFRGLDLDIRAGEIVRVEGPNGSGKTTLLKILSGQLADYEGELFWGERPMRRARESFLASLLYLGHAPGVKAALTPLENLAWYQALAGQSGGEAARFQALEEVGLAGFEDVPAAQLSAGQQRRVALARLALTPRPLWVLDEPFTAIDRDGVAALERRLVEHAHRGGCVLVTTHHELAPCAELRRVRLGGGGADAGI, from the coding sequence TTGAGCCTGCGTCTGCAAGCGCAAAGCCTGGCCTGCGAGCGTGACGACCGCTGGCTGTTCCGGGGCCTGGACCTGGATATTCGCGCTGGCGAGATCGTACGGGTGGAAGGCCCCAACGGCAGTGGCAAGACCACTCTGCTGAAGATTCTCTCCGGCCAGCTGGCCGACTACGAAGGCGAGCTGTTCTGGGGTGAGCGGCCGATGCGCAGGGCGCGGGAGTCCTTCCTCGCCAGCCTGCTCTACCTGGGCCATGCGCCGGGCGTCAAGGCCGCGCTCACGCCGTTGGAGAACCTCGCCTGGTACCAGGCATTGGCCGGTCAGTCGGGGGGTGAGGCGGCACGCTTCCAGGCGTTGGAAGAGGTCGGCCTGGCTGGCTTCGAGGACGTCCCCGCGGCGCAGCTCTCCGCCGGTCAGCAGCGCCGCGTGGCGCTGGCGAGGCTGGCGCTGACGCCGCGGCCGCTGTGGGTGCTCGACGAGCCCTTCACCGCCATCGATCGCGACGGCGTCGCGGCGCTGGAGCGGCGGCTGGTCGAGCACGCCCACCGCGGTGGCTGCGTGCTGGTCACCACCCACCACGAACTGGCGCCGTGCGCCGAGCTGCGCCGTGTCCGCCTCGGCGGGGGAGGGGCCGATGCCGGCATCTGA
- a CDS encoding gamma-glutamyltransferase family protein, which translates to MQHDPHFYPSPSRRMATYGDRGMVATSQPLGAQAGMQILQRGGNAVDAAIATAAALTVVEPTSNGLGSDAFAIVWIDGELHGLNASGPAPQAATLEAVRALGHERMPEHGLLPVTVPGAPAAWAALSERFGKLPFAELLAPAIALAEAGFPISPVVNRMWEEAYDSYRQHDDAVFEPWFDTFAPHGRAPHVGERWAAPDHARTLRAIGETRAKAFYEGELAERIDAFFREHGGLLRREDLAAFQPEWVEPIGTRFRGHDIWEIPPNGSGLIALQALGMLERLGEEGRDPVETLHRRIEATKLGYVDGLRYVTERDAMGPSVAQLLADDYLEARAGLIGEQALDPQHGNPIHGGTVYLATADGEGNMVSFIQSNFKGFGSGIVVPGTGISLQNRGWSFSLDPAHANALAPGKRTYHTIIPGFITRDGEAVGPFGVMGGFMQPQGHVQVVAAMLDDHLNPQAALDLPRWKWTQGRTVEVEPHFPDHLAQALARRGHQVVKRTDSLSFGRGQVILRDRDSGVLCGGTEPRTDGAVLAW; encoded by the coding sequence ATGCAGCATGACCCCCACTTCTACCCCAGCCCCTCGCGGCGCATGGCCACCTACGGCGACCGCGGCATGGTCGCCACCTCGCAGCCGCTCGGGGCGCAGGCCGGCATGCAGATCCTGCAGCGAGGCGGCAACGCCGTGGACGCGGCGATTGCCACCGCCGCGGCGCTGACGGTGGTGGAGCCGACCTCGAACGGCCTGGGCAGCGATGCCTTCGCCATCGTCTGGATCGACGGCGAGCTGCACGGCCTCAACGCCAGCGGCCCGGCGCCCCAGGCAGCCACCCTCGAGGCCGTCAGGGCGCTGGGCCACGAGCGCATGCCCGAGCACGGCCTGCTGCCGGTCACCGTGCCGGGAGCGCCCGCCGCCTGGGCGGCGCTCTCCGAGCGCTTCGGCAAGCTGCCCTTCGCCGAGCTGCTGGCACCGGCCATCGCCTTGGCGGAAGCGGGCTTTCCGATCTCGCCGGTGGTCAACCGGATGTGGGAGGAGGCCTACGACAGCTATCGCCAGCACGACGACGCCGTCTTCGAGCCATGGTTCGACACCTTCGCCCCGCACGGCCGCGCGCCGCATGTCGGCGAGCGCTGGGCGGCACCCGATCACGCCCGCACGCTGCGCGCCATCGGCGAAACCCGCGCCAAGGCGTTCTACGAGGGCGAGCTGGCCGAGCGCATCGACGCCTTCTTTCGCGAACATGGCGGCCTGCTGCGCCGCGAGGACCTCGCGGCCTTCCAGCCCGAGTGGGTCGAGCCGATCGGCACCCGCTTCCGCGGCCACGACATCTGGGAGATTCCGCCCAACGGCAGCGGGTTGATCGCGCTGCAGGCGCTGGGCATGCTGGAACGCCTGGGCGAAGAGGGACGCGATCCGGTGGAAACGCTGCATCGGCGCATCGAGGCCACCAAGCTGGGCTACGTCGACGGGCTTCGCTACGTCACCGAGCGCGACGCCATGGGGCCGAGCGTGGCGCAGCTGCTGGCCGACGACTACCTCGAGGCCCGTGCCGGGCTGATCGGCGAACAGGCGCTCGACCCGCAGCACGGCAACCCGATCCACGGCGGCACGGTGTACCTGGCCACCGCCGATGGCGAGGGCAACATGGTGTCGTTCATCCAGAGCAACTTCAAGGGTTTCGGTTCGGGGATCGTGGTGCCGGGCACCGGCATCAGCCTGCAGAACCGCGGCTGGTCGTTCTCGCTCGACCCCGCCCATGCCAATGCCCTGGCCCCGGGCAAGCGCACCTATCACACCATCATCCCCGGCTTCATCACCCGCGACGGCGAGGCGGTAGGGCCGTTCGGCGTGATGGGCGGCTTCATGCAGCCGCAAGGCCATGTGCAGGTAGTCGCCGCCATGCTCGACGACCATCTCAATCCCCAGGCGGCGCTGGACCTGCCACGCTGGAAATGGACCCAGGGCAGGACCGTCGAGGTCGAGCCGCACTTCCCCGACCACCTGGCCCAGGCCCTGGCGCGCCGCGGTCACCAGGTCGTCAAGCGCACCGATTCGCTGAGCTTCGGCCGCGGCCAGGTGATCCTGCGCGACCGCGACAGCGGCGTGCTGTGCGGCGGCACCGAACCGCGCACCGACGGCGCCGTGCTGGCCTGGTAG
- a CDS encoding tripartite tricarboxylate transporter TctB family protein codes for MLTLTKDRALALAMLVLAGILLVETGNIPPPTSWQPYGSALFPRILLVVIAVLATLLLIRSLLAGAPQRTTPRLAFGEWLALNRTVLALFALFGLYALLLPLIGYLAATLGFLVASLALLLGVDSRRKWTINLAVSFTLAPLVYAIFRFGLKVWLP; via the coding sequence ATGTTGACGCTAACCAAGGACCGCGCCCTCGCGCTCGCCATGCTGGTGCTGGCCGGTATCCTGCTGGTCGAGACCGGCAACATACCTCCCCCCACCAGCTGGCAGCCGTACGGCTCGGCGCTCTTTCCGCGCATCCTGCTGGTGGTGATCGCGGTACTCGCCACGCTCCTCCTGATCCGCTCGCTGCTGGCCGGTGCACCGCAACGCACCACGCCACGCCTTGCCTTCGGCGAGTGGCTTGCACTCAACCGCACCGTGCTGGCCCTGTTCGCCCTGTTCGGCCTCTACGCCCTGCTGCTGCCACTGATCGGCTACCTGGCTGCCACCCTGGGCTTCCTGGTGGCTTCGCTGGCACTGCTGCTGGGCGTCGACAGCAGGCGCAAGTGGACCATCAATCTCGCTGTCAGCTTCACCCTGGCGCCACTGGTTTACGCGATCTTCCGCTTCGGCCTCAAGGTCTGGCTGCCCTGA
- a CDS encoding Bug family tripartite tricarboxylate transporter substrate binding protein, with product MTRTRLTHTLAAIGLATGIALTGTAQADYPEQDIRLIIPYGPGGATDIIFRLISQEAEQHLGESIVPVNMAGAGATLGSRNVKDARPDGYTLLGSHDTIALSKLAGTVDYSFDAFEPVALLTQTINIPTAHANHPVQSAAEIADYVRENPGQVRFSMIPSSTDHFFWAQFFDAAGIDMADVRLVGYPDTGEQVSALMAEEIDFAMFNLPSGGAFFEDGTFRPLGVAHPERLDSLPDVATLREQGIEMDHSTSRGIFAPKGTPQEVQETIAEAYGKALEDEQVRSRIENEFGSVIRFLAGDDYQAFLDDNEAALTAAAENIDFQN from the coding sequence ATGACGCGCACACGACTGACCCACACCCTCGCCGCCATCGGCCTTGCCACCGGCATTGCCCTGACCGGCACGGCCCAGGCCGACTACCCCGAGCAGGACATCCGCCTGATCATCCCCTACGGCCCGGGCGGCGCCACCGATATCATCTTCCGCCTGATCTCCCAGGAGGCGGAGCAGCACCTGGGCGAATCGATCGTTCCGGTCAACATGGCCGGAGCCGGCGCCACGCTGGGCTCACGCAACGTCAAGGATGCCCGCCCTGACGGCTACACCCTGCTCGGCAGCCACGACACCATCGCGCTGTCCAAACTGGCCGGCACGGTGGACTACTCCTTTGACGCCTTCGAACCGGTCGCCCTGCTGACCCAGACCATCAACATCCCCACCGCTCACGCCAACCACCCGGTGCAGAGCGCCGCGGAGATCGCCGACTACGTGCGCGAGAATCCCGGTCAGGTGCGCTTCAGCATGATTCCCAGTTCGACCGACCACTTCTTCTGGGCCCAGTTCTTCGACGCGGCCGGCATCGACATGGCCGACGTCCGCCTGGTCGGCTATCCGGATACCGGCGAACAGGTTTCTGCCCTGATGGCCGAAGAGATCGACTTCGCCATGTTCAACCTGCCCTCGGGTGGCGCCTTCTTCGAGGATGGCACCTTCCGACCGCTGGGCGTGGCGCACCCCGAGCGGCTCGACAGCCTGCCCGACGTGGCCACGCTGCGCGAGCAGGGCATCGAGATGGACCACTCCACCAGTCGCGGCATCTTCGCGCCCAAGGGCACCCCGCAGGAAGTTCAGGAGACCATCGCCGAGGCCTATGGAAAGGCCCTGGAAGATGAGCAGGTACGCAGCCGCATAGAGAACGAATTCGGCTCGGTGATCCGCTTCCTGGCCGGTGACGATTACCAGGCCTTCCTGGACGACAACGAGGCGGCCCTGACCGCGGCGGCCGAGAACATCGACTTCCAGAACTGA
- a CDS encoding chromate transporter, with translation MIYWHLFLAFFIPNIIGYGGGPAIIPLIEAEVVGRYGWMNAQQFAETLALGNALPSPIATKMAGYVGYDVAGFGGALVAVLATVAPSLLLMLGALGLLYRHRHSPRVQRMSQWVRPVIAMMMAWLTWSFLSEGVAGAGLIHTLIIASAAAIALLRFRTHPAFVVLGALVYGGLFLGG, from the coding sequence GTGATCTACTGGCACCTCTTTCTCGCCTTCTTCATCCCCAACATCATCGGCTATGGCGGCGGCCCTGCCATCATCCCGTTGATCGAAGCCGAAGTGGTGGGCCGCTACGGCTGGATGAACGCCCAGCAGTTCGCCGAAACCCTCGCCCTCGGCAATGCCCTGCCGAGCCCCATCGCCACCAAGATGGCCGGCTACGTGGGCTACGACGTGGCCGGCTTCGGCGGCGCCCTGGTAGCCGTTCTGGCCACGGTGGCGCCATCGCTGCTGCTGATGCTCGGTGCACTGGGGCTGCTCTACCGGCACCGCCACTCTCCGCGTGTCCAGCGCATGAGCCAGTGGGTACGCCCGGTGATCGCCATGATGATGGCCTGGCTGACCTGGAGTTTCCTCAGCGAGGGGGTGGCAGGCGCCGGTTTGATTCACACGCTGATCATCGCCTCGGCTGCCGCCATTGCCCTGCTGCGCTTTCGCACTCATCCGGCCTTCGTGGTGCTGGGGGCGCTCGTCTACGGAGGGCTCTTTCTCGGCGGATGA
- the ccmD gene encoding heme exporter protein CcmD, with protein sequence MAFATFQEFFAMGGHAPYVWSAWGLTAVLLLGAVLHARVERRQVLRQLRRRVRREARQAGHAGEAQPIQTSRGRSTNEA encoded by the coding sequence ATGGCCTTCGCGACGTTCCAGGAATTCTTCGCCATGGGCGGGCACGCCCCCTACGTGTGGTCGGCCTGGGGCCTGACCGCCGTACTGCTGCTGGGTGCCGTGCTGCATGCCCGCGTCGAGCGCCGCCAGGTGCTGCGCCAGCTACGGCGCCGCGTACGCCGCGAAGCCCGCCAGGCCGGACACGCCGGCGAGGCGCAACCGATCCAAACTAGCAGGGGTAGAAGCACCAATGAGGCCTAA
- the ccmE gene encoding cytochrome c maturation protein CcmE, which yields MRPKRKQKLFMVLGLVSLAAIAVGLTLYALRANINLFFSPIQIVAGDAPYERQIRAGGMVKEGSVARNPDSLDVEFTVTDYVEDVRVHYSGILPDLFREGQGVVVVGQLQRDGYIRADQVLARHDENYMPPEVSEALEAAGYSPADYQAKAAEVAERVEQREGASQN from the coding sequence ATGAGGCCTAAACGTAAACAGAAGCTCTTCATGGTCCTGGGCCTGGTGTCCCTGGCGGCGATCGCCGTGGGGCTGACGCTCTATGCGCTGCGGGCCAACATCAACCTGTTCTTCAGCCCGATCCAGATCGTCGCCGGCGATGCGCCTTACGAGCGCCAGATCCGCGCCGGCGGCATGGTCAAGGAGGGCAGCGTGGCGCGCAATCCGGACAGCCTCGACGTCGAGTTCACCGTGACCGACTACGTCGAGGACGTGCGCGTGCATTACAGTGGCATCCTTCCCGACCTGTTCCGTGAAGGGCAGGGGGTGGTGGTGGTCGGCCAGCTGCAGCGCGACGGCTACATCCGGGCCGACCAGGTGCTGGCGCGCCACGACGAGAACTACATGCCGCCCGAGGTGTCCGAGGCGCTCGAGGCGGCCGGCTACTCTCCTGCCGACTACCAGGCCAAGGCCGCCGAGGTGGCTGAGCGTGTCGAGCAGCGTGAGGGCGCGAGCCAGAACTGA
- a CDS encoding LexA family protein produces the protein MPTPSMQYLYRRPNQPIATSWASVDATDLVEVPLLGDVSAGLPIEACPSGGSIHAPACMVRRNTYALRVRGDSMVDCNIFDGDVIIIERQESAENGETAVVLINQQEVTLKKLYIEKSGVRLQPANENMAPIYLKNSDIQVLGMVMGVVRQADRRELTH, from the coding sequence ATGCCAACGCCTTCCATGCAGTACCTGTACCGACGCCCCAACCAGCCCATCGCCACCTCCTGGGCCAGCGTCGACGCCACCGACCTCGTCGAGGTGCCCCTGCTCGGGGACGTCTCGGCGGGCCTGCCGATCGAGGCCTGCCCCAGCGGCGGCAGCATCCACGCCCCCGCCTGCATGGTGCGGCGCAACACCTACGCCCTGCGGGTGCGCGGCGATTCGATGGTCGACTGCAACATCTTCGACGGCGACGTGATCATCATCGAGCGCCAGGAGAGCGCCGAGAACGGCGAGACCGCCGTGGTGCTGATCAACCAGCAGGAGGTGACGCTGAAGAAGCTCTACATCGAGAAGAGCGGCGTGCGCCTGCAGCCGGCCAACGAGAACATGGCCCCCATCTACCTCAAGAACAGCGACATCCAGGTGCTCGGCATGGTCATGGGCGTGGTGCGCCAGGCGGATCGCCGCGAGCTGACCCACTGA
- a CDS encoding IMPACT family protein, translating to MRYPVPDLPPGAWRESVTEVEKSRFIAWLCHAPDVAAFETLLAEARRTHPNASHHCSAYIAGPPGEQNAIGFSDDGEPGGTAGRPMFQVLEGAGLGQVGCVVTRYFGGTKLGTGGLARAYAQAVARGLDALPRREVVERTALRLKVGFAGEAEARAWLESHGVPVEAADYASDGVLLSVGWPSDTEVDLSPLEARLRGNLSLVEAD from the coding sequence ATGCGCTATCCGGTCCCCGACCTGCCGCCGGGCGCCTGGCGCGAGAGCGTGACGGAAGTGGAGAAAAGCCGCTTCATCGCCTGGCTCTGCCACGCCCCCGACGTCGCCGCCTTCGAGACCCTGCTGGCCGAGGCCCGTCGCACTCACCCCAACGCCAGCCACCACTGCAGTGCCTACATCGCCGGCCCGCCCGGCGAACAGAATGCCATCGGCTTCTCCGACGACGGTGAGCCCGGCGGCACTGCGGGGCGCCCCATGTTTCAAGTGCTGGAGGGCGCCGGGCTGGGCCAGGTCGGCTGCGTGGTAACGCGCTATTTCGGCGGCACCAAGCTCGGCACCGGCGGCCTGGCCCGCGCCTACGCCCAGGCCGTGGCCCGCGGGCTCGACGCGCTGCCGCGACGGGAAGTGGTCGAGCGCACGGCGCTCAGGCTCAAGGTCGGCTTCGCCGGCGAGGCCGAGGCCCGCGCCTGGCTCGAGAGCCACGGCGTACCGGTCGAAGCCGCCGACTACGCCAGCGACGGCGTGCTGCTCAGCGTGGGCTGGCCCAGCGACACCGAGGTCGATCTCAGCCCACTGGAAGCGCGCCTGCGCGGCAATCTCAGCCTGGTCGAGGCGGACTGA
- a CDS encoding tripartite tricarboxylate transporter permease: MADFFLQALAQVSSPTVLLLIVIGVLFGIVGGSIPGFTVTMAILVVFPFTFAMDPVSGVSLMVGVFVGGYSGGIVSGVMLGIPGTPSSITTVYDGYPMAQQGQPGRALGIGVAASFLGTLISVAVLVFFGPLIASFSMNFRPWEITALIVFALTLVAGLSNGALLKGLLAAALGLLITTVGYDRNSNLRFDFGLPALGSGFEILPVMIGVFAFSQLMGNIEKLRDEKHSSKGVDTNVSIPYARILRDMAGQKLNTVRSSLIGSLVGALPGTGGTVANFVSYDQAKKFSRHPERFGTGTPDGIVASEASNSAVAGGAFVPTLALGIPGDLPMAIMMGVLILHGITPGPLMFEQNPVLVGAIYASLLIGAVIMVLCQLMLVRWFAKISLIPQQILVPVVLMLCAIGSYALNNNLFDIWVLFAFGILGYLLWKADVPLTPLILGVVLGNNLERQLFRALELDSSWLTFLTRPLSALFLALAVASLIFSLYQNRRIQRHQRQAQDLAKPSKEPPHAA; this comes from the coding sequence ATGGCTGATTTCTTTCTACAGGCTCTTGCCCAGGTCAGCAGCCCTACCGTGCTGCTGCTGATCGTGATCGGCGTGCTGTTCGGCATCGTCGGCGGCAGTATCCCTGGCTTCACCGTGACCATGGCAATTCTGGTGGTCTTTCCCTTCACCTTCGCCATGGATCCGGTCAGCGGCGTCTCGCTGATGGTGGGCGTGTTCGTCGGCGGCTATTCGGGCGGCATCGTCTCGGGCGTGATGCTCGGCATTCCCGGCACGCCCTCCTCGATCACTACCGTCTATGATGGCTACCCCATGGCGCAACAAGGCCAGCCCGGCCGGGCGCTGGGAATCGGCGTGGCGGCATCGTTCCTCGGCACGCTGATCAGCGTGGCGGTGCTGGTCTTCTTCGGCCCGCTGATCGCGAGCTTCAGCATGAACTTTCGCCCGTGGGAGATCACGGCGCTGATCGTCTTTGCCCTGACGCTGGTCGCCGGGCTCTCCAACGGCGCTCTGCTCAAGGGGTTGCTGGCAGCGGCGCTGGGGCTTTTGATCACGACCGTCGGCTACGATCGCAACAGCAACCTGCGCTTCGACTTCGGCCTGCCGGCGCTCGGCTCAGGCTTCGAGATCCTGCCGGTGATGATCGGCGTGTTCGCATTTTCCCAGCTGATGGGAAACATCGAGAAGCTGCGCGACGAGAAGCACTCGAGCAAGGGAGTCGATACCAACGTCTCCATCCCTTATGCCCGAATTCTGCGCGACATGGCGGGGCAGAAGCTCAACACCGTGCGCTCCTCGCTGATCGGCAGCCTGGTCGGCGCCCTGCCCGGCACCGGTGGCACCGTGGCCAACTTCGTCAGCTACGACCAGGCCAAGAAGTTCTCGCGCCACCCGGAGCGCTTCGGCACCGGCACGCCGGACGGCATCGTCGCCTCGGAGGCTTCCAATAGTGCCGTGGCCGGCGGCGCCTTCGTGCCGACCCTGGCGCTGGGCATCCCCGGCGACCTGCCCATGGCGATCATGATGGGCGTGCTGATACTCCATGGCATCACCCCGGGGCCGCTGATGTTCGAGCAGAATCCGGTGCTGGTCGGCGCGATCTACGCCAGTCTGCTGATCGGGGCCGTGATCATGGTGCTGTGCCAGCTGATGCTGGTGCGCTGGTTCGCCAAGATCTCGCTGATCCCCCAGCAGATCCTGGTGCCGGTGGTGCTGATGCTCTGCGCGATCGGCTCCTATGCCCTGAACAACAACCTGTTCGACATCTGGGTGCTGTTCGCCTTCGGCATCCTCGGCTACCTGTTGTGGAAGGCAGACGTTCCCTTGACTCCGCTCATCCTCGGCGTGGTGCTGGGCAACAACCTGGAGCGCCAGCTGTTTCGCGCGCTCGAGCTCGACAGCAGCTGGCTGACCTTCCTGACCCGGCCGCTCTCGGCGCTGTTCCTGGCACTGGCGGTGGCCTCGTTGATCTTCTCGCTCTACCAGAATCGCAGGATTCAACGTCATCAGCGCCAGGCCCAGGATCTGGCCAAACCCTCCAAGGAGCCTCCCCATGCAGCATGA